From Aspergillus luchuensis IFO 4308 DNA, chromosome 2, nearly complete sequence:
CAGGCTAACATTAGTACAAAGGCAGTGACGTGGAGACGTACTTGCAAATCAGTCTGAGCGATTTGCGCCGCTGCTGTCCCATCCTCTATCGCCGTTATACTGTGAGCACGCCGATTCATAAAGTCTCTCCAACAGACTTTGGCCGTGAGCCTCACTTCGCCATACGAAGGCCGTTGCACCTGCAGCTCCGCGTTTATCGACCACTTTTCTAAAACGATACACCCAAGCTTTGTCTCACTGCCTCTAAATATGGCTGCCGTTTCCCCTGCTGCCGCTAGGGCCGAGCCAggccaatggaagaagaaccttTCGGCCCACGTCATTTGCCCCGAGTGCAAAGAAGTGCCCCCTAATCTGGAGTTTCCTGGTTCCCATGAAACTGTTTGCGGCTCATGTGGCCTGGTCCTCGCTGATCGGGAAATCGACATGCACTCTGAATGGCGTACATTCTCCAACGACGATCAGAACAACGACGACCCTTCTCGTGTTGGAGATGCTATGAACCCGCTTCTCAACGGTGATCAGCTGGAGACCCAGATTGCTAGTGGTGGGTCGGGCCGCGTTCGCGATCTTTACCGGGCTCAGAACAAGCAGTCAAGTGAAAAGGCAAACAAAGCTCTTCTGGCAGCCTACAAGGAGATCGGTGCTCTCTGTGATGGTTTCAACATCCAGAAGAACGTGGCAGACACAGCGAAATACCTCTTTAAGATTGTGGACGATGCCAAGGCATTCAAGGGAAAGTCTCAGGATGTGATCATTGCAGGCTGTATTTTTATCGCCTGTCGCCAGTGCAAGGTGCCACGTACCTTCACTGAGATCTTCGCGGTGACCAAGGTTACGAGGAAAGAAATTGGGCGTATTTACAAGGCTTTGGAGAAGTTCTTCACTGCGCAGAACCTCGAGCGGATCAACGCTGTGGTCTCAAGCGGAGGTGTCCCTGATCCCAACGACACATACACCGccaccacttccaccaaGCCTAGTGACCTTTGCAACCGTTTCTGTAACCTGTTGGATCTGCCCTTCCAGGTTACTAGCGTCTCCTCTGCTCTATCCGATCGCGTGACAACGATGGGAGATTTGGCTGGACGTTCTCCCCTGTCCATTGTGGCAGCCTGCATATACATGGCTTCGTACCTGATGGGACATGGCAAGAGCGCCAAGGAGATATCTCAGGTGGCCCATGTCAGCGATGGTACGATCCGCGGTGCTTACAAGCAGCTATATGCTGAAAGAGAACGCCTGATCGATCCCGAGTGGATCAAAGATGGAAAGGGTGACTTGAAGAACCTGCCTAATAGTTAAATGGGCTAGACCTTGCCCTTTTCAAGCAGTTTGACTACTCGACATTTTGCCGGAACAGCCGCTTGTGCTTCCCATCCAGCGCCTTAGTCAAACCTCACTACTAGCTACTGAGAGTAAACATGATACCCCAAATCACCTAGAGATATAcacaaaaaaagagagaagaaacaaaaacaaaaacacaCAGATATATAATCCAAATCCATTCCATACCGTCGCATCACCATATCAAACAAAGAATGGCAATTTGCGAAAGAAGGACCCGGTAGTCTCCCAAACGAAACGAGAATGAAATCCAGAAACCAGAAAGGGGAATTTCTCAGTCGTTATTTccaaaaccatcatcacatgCCGTCATATTCCTTCTTACACTATACCGTTCATCTTCCAACTTACAAAAAGCAGCCCTGATGTGTCTGACAGACAGACCacacccttttctttctgctctTAGTTCCCCCGTTGACCTTGAATTTGCCAAAACCTTCCCATTGAAGTTTAGTGATTCATTTGCTCAGTCCTTCAGCCTTTCGTTTCACACTCTGTATGTAATTAATCCAGACATATCTAGCTAGCATACATGCCATGCATCATGCATCATTAGttttcaatcaatcaatcaatcaattcctATTATCACTgggtactagtagtatctatataataatcatacAGTAGATAGATAACGTAAACTTGACAACTCTTGCAGTTCGCAGAACGTAAAAACCCAACTCCTCTATCTCATCTCTgtggtaataataatattattattataggaGTTGATCTGATCAGTAAGTTGTAAAGATTCAACTTCGGCTCAgtgaaggatgatgattagTAGAAAGGACCAAGGGGCAAAGTGACCCTCGCGCAGATGTCAGAAAAGTAAAGTACGATGAATGATACGAATAGCACTGCTGGAAGTGGGCACTCAAGctaagctagctagctggctaGCTAATTGGCTGGCTAGCTGTACTTACGTCTTGTCAACTGGCGGTGGTTCtggtcgttgttgttgctgctctaTAGCTACTGCAC
This genomic window contains:
- the SUA7 gene encoding transcription factor SUA7 (BUSCO:EOG09262PAY;~COG:K;~EggNog:ENOG410PIN2;~InterPro:IPR013150,IPR036915,IPR023486,IPR000812, IPR013137,IPR013763;~PFAM:PF00382,PF08271;~go_function: GO:0017025 - TBP-class protein binding [Evidence IEA];~go_process: GO:0006352 - DNA-templated transcription, initiation [Evidence IEA];~go_process: GO:0070897 - transcription preinitiation complex assembly [Evidence IEA]); this encodes MAAVSPAAARAEPGQWKKNLSAHVICPECKEVPPNLEFPGSHETVCGSCGLVLADREIDMHSEWRTFSNDDQNNDDPSRVGDAMNPLLNGDQLETQIASGGSGRVRDLYRAQNKQSSEKANKALLAAYKEIGALCDGFNIQKNVADTAKYLFKIVDDAKAFKGKSQDVIIAGCIFIACRQCKVPRTFTEIFAVTKVTRKEIGRIYKALEKFFTAQNLERINAVVSSGGVPDPNDTYTATTSTKPSDLCNRFCNLLDLPFQVTSVSSALSDRVTTMGDLAGRSPLSIVAACIYMASYLMGHGKSAKEISQVAHVSDGTIRGAYKQLYAERERLIDPEWIKDGKGDLKNLPNS